The Pan troglodytes isolate AG18354 chromosome 17, NHGRI_mPanTro3-v2.0_pri, whole genome shotgun sequence genome includes a region encoding these proteins:
- the LOC134808650 gene encoding protein MIX23-like: MPVIPALWEADAGRSLEARSLRPAWSTWQNPICMKNIKTRSSMAAPSGGVNCEDFAEFQELLKVMRPIDDRIVHELNTMVPTASFAGKIDASQTCKQLYESLMAAHASRDRVQKNCIAQTSAVVKNLREEREKNLDDLTLLKQLRKEQTKLKWMQSELNVEEVVNDRSWKVFNECC, encoded by the coding sequence atgcctgtaatcccagcactgtgggaggctgacgcaggcagatcacttgaggccaggagtttgagaccagcctggtcaacatggcaaaaccccatctgtatgaaaaatataaaaactaggtCCAGTATGGCGGCACCCAGTGGCGGTGTGAACTGTGAGGACTTCGCCGAGTTCCAGGAATTACTCAAGGTGATGAGGCCTATCGATGACAGAATAGTACATGAATTAAACACTATGGTTCCAACAGCTTCCTTTGCAGGGAAAATTGATGCCAGCCAAACCTGTAAACAACTTTATGAGTCTTTGATGGCAGCTCATGCCAGTAGAGACAGAGTCCAAAAAAATTGTATAGCCCAGACTTCAGCAGTAGTAAAAAACCTccgagaagagagagaaaagaatctGGACGATTTAACGTTATTAAAGCAACTTAGAAAAGAGCAGACAAAGTTGAAATGGATGCAGTCAGAACTGAATGTTGAAGAAGTGGTAAATGACAGGAGCTGGAAGGTGTTTAATGAATGCTGCTGA